From a region of the Prevotella melaninogenica genome:
- a CDS encoding glycoside hydrolase family 2 TIM barrel-domain containing protein, with the protein MDKLFLTALLMGMSVSGIHAQKAAIEPTFTEWHDLQVNAVNRCATHTDFFAFAPNENLRGTKYDMKKSANYLSLDGDWKFNWVENADQRPTDFFRTDFNDSQWKTFPVPGIWEVNGYGDPVYVNIGFAWRGNFKNNPPEVPIKENHVGSYRRTIRIPDNWDGKQVIAHFGSVTSCVYLWVNGKFVGYSEDSKIGPEFDVTKFLKKGDNQIAFQVFRWSDGSYCEDQDFWRLSGVARESYLYARDAKQHLKDIRITPDLVNDYKDGTLSVNLQLAGNTKASLILEDADNNLAAKTVVTADKSGQAKAFMELRNPKKWTAETPYLYNFYVNVEDANTGKAIETIPLKVGFRKVEIKNSQVLVNGQPVLFKGANRHEMDPDGGYVVTRERMIQDIKLMKRLNVNAVRTCHYPDDPIWYDLCDEYGLYVVAEANQESHGFGYNKDAVSGSPLFAKQIMERNQHNVGTKFNHPSVIFWSLGNETCYSKNFDDAYDWIKSQDQSRPVQYERAELNGYATDIFCPMYYSPKACEDYSKNAQYTRPLIQCEYNHTMGNSGGNLKEYWDLVRKYPKFQGGFDWDFVDQGLHRNPKFDASRRLEDYERAADAVDVKTEYTYGGDYNKTDPSDNNFNCNGMIGPDRQLNPHAYEVAYEYQNIWARPVDLKQGKIAVHNEYFFRDLSNYRMEWSLVNEGKVVEKGVIEELNVAPQQTVEYTLPIAGKEFDGEVLLNIDFKLKTAEPLMAAGQTVAEMQMEVQPWQPMPKMEPVVKNKVKVTDYVKEGVVRFAGNNFDLVFDRKTGFLSSYQVDGRNFLGEGGSLKPNFWRAMTDNDMGTNFQNRLSVWKNPTMTLKSLEVDKKMNRLTAEYDLPQVGGQLCLVYHVAADGALHVSMDMEMEEGSKAPQLPRFGMLMQLPYNMDKSVFYGRGPIENYADRKLSQCIGRYEQTADKQFFPYIRPQETGTKSDIRWWQQTDNSGRGFRVLFDEAAFSASALHYNISDLDEGSEKHQRHSYQVPLSKYTNLTLDAAMMGVGGIDSWGSEPLKKYQLPAENRAMHFWIVPVF; encoded by the coding sequence ATGGATAAGCTTTTTCTAACGGCTTTATTGATGGGCATGTCTGTGTCTGGTATTCATGCACAGAAAGCCGCTATTGAGCCAACTTTCACTGAATGGCATGACCTTCAGGTGAATGCTGTCAATCGTTGTGCAACGCATACAGACTTCTTTGCCTTTGCTCCAAATGAGAATCTGCGTGGAACAAAGTATGATATGAAGAAGTCGGCTAACTATCTTTCCCTTGATGGAGACTGGAAGTTCAATTGGGTTGAGAATGCAGATCAACGTCCAACAGATTTCTTCCGTACCGACTTCAATGACTCACAGTGGAAGACATTCCCTGTTCCTGGTATCTGGGAGGTGAATGGCTATGGCGACCCAGTCTATGTGAACATTGGTTTTGCATGGCGTGGTAACTTCAAGAATAACCCTCCTGAGGTTCCTATCAAGGAAAACCACGTAGGCTCTTACCGTCGAACTATCCGCATACCAGACAACTGGGACGGCAAACAAGTTATTGCTCATTTCGGTTCTGTGACATCTTGTGTATATCTGTGGGTGAACGGTAAGTTCGTTGGCTATAGTGAAGACTCTAAGATTGGACCAGAGTTTGACGTAACGAAGTTCCTCAAGAAAGGGGATAACCAGATTGCTTTCCAAGTATTCCGTTGGTCAGATGGCAGCTATTGTGAGGACCAAGACTTCTGGCGTCTCAGTGGTGTTGCTCGTGAAAGTTATCTCTATGCGCGTGATGCAAAGCAGCATTTGAAAGATATTCGTATAACGCCTGACCTCGTAAATGATTACAAGGACGGTACGCTCAGCGTCAATCTCCAGTTAGCGGGCAATACAAAGGCATCCCTAATCTTGGAGGATGCTGATAATAATCTTGCTGCAAAGACAGTCGTTACGGCAGATAAATCAGGGCAAGCTAAGGCTTTTATGGAACTGAGAAACCCTAAGAAGTGGACAGCAGAGACCCCTTATCTTTATAATTTTTATGTGAATGTTGAGGATGCCAACACTGGTAAAGCTATTGAGACAATCCCTCTCAAAGTTGGTTTCCGCAAGGTTGAAATCAAAAACTCGCAGGTGTTGGTCAATGGTCAGCCTGTTCTCTTCAAGGGAGCTAACCGTCATGAGATGGATCCAGATGGTGGTTACGTTGTGACACGTGAGCGTATGATTCAGGATATCAAACTGATGAAACGCTTGAATGTCAATGCAGTGCGTACTTGTCACTATCCTGACGACCCTATTTGGTATGACCTATGCGACGAGTATGGACTCTATGTGGTTGCTGAGGCTAATCAAGAAAGCCACGGCTTTGGCTATAATAAGGATGCAGTATCGGGTAGTCCGCTTTTTGCTAAGCAGATTATGGAGCGTAATCAGCATAATGTCGGAACGAAGTTCAATCATCCAAGTGTCATTTTCTGGAGTCTTGGTAACGAGACTTGCTACAGCAAGAACTTCGATGATGCATACGATTGGATTAAGTCGCAAGACCAAAGCCGTCCTGTACAGTATGAGCGTGCAGAATTGAATGGCTATGCTACGGATATTTTCTGCCCAATGTACTATTCTCCAAAAGCTTGTGAGGATTACTCAAAGAACGCTCAATACACTCGTCCACTTATCCAGTGCGAGTATAACCATACGATGGGTAACTCTGGTGGTAACTTGAAGGAGTACTGGGACCTTGTTCGTAAGTATCCTAAGTTCCAAGGTGGATTTGATTGGGACTTTGTAGATCAAGGCTTACACCGCAATCCTAAGTTTGATGCTTCTCGTAGGTTGGAAGATTATGAGCGTGCGGCTGATGCGGTTGATGTGAAGACGGAATACACATACGGTGGTGACTATAATAAGACTGACCCATCAGACAACAACTTCAACTGCAATGGTATGATTGGTCCTGACCGTCAGTTGAATCCACATGCTTATGAGGTTGCCTATGAATATCAGAATATCTGGGCTCGACCAGTTGACCTCAAGCAGGGCAAGATAGCTGTTCATAACGAATATTTCTTCCGTGATCTAAGCAACTATCGTATGGAGTGGAGCCTTGTTAACGAGGGTAAGGTTGTTGAGAAGGGTGTGATTGAAGAACTGAATGTGGCACCACAGCAGACAGTTGAATACACATTGCCAATAGCTGGTAAGGAGTTTGATGGTGAAGTACTCTTGAATATCGACTTTAAGTTGAAGACTGCTGAGCCATTGATGGCAGCTGGTCAGACTGTAGCAGAAATGCAGATGGAGGTACAGCCTTGGCAGCCAATGCCAAAGATGGAGCCTGTTGTAAAGAATAAGGTGAAGGTAACTGACTATGTGAAAGAAGGAGTTGTACGCTTTGCAGGCAACAACTTCGACCTTGTATTCGATCGCAAGACAGGTTTCCTCAGTAGTTATCAGGTTGATGGTCGTAACTTCTTGGGTGAAGGAGGTAGCTTGAAGCCTAACTTCTGGCGTGCTATGACAGACAATGATATGGGTACTAACTTCCAAAATCGCCTGTCTGTATGGAAGAATCCTACCATGACACTGAAGTCATTAGAAGTTGATAAAAAGATGAATCGCCTCACAGCAGAATATGATTTACCACAGGTAGGTGGGCAGTTGTGCCTTGTTTACCATGTTGCAGCTGATGGTGCGCTCCATGTTAGTATGGATATGGAAATGGAGGAAGGTAGCAAGGCGCCTCAGCTTCCACGTTTCGGAATGTTGATGCAGTTACCTTATAATATGGATAAGTCAGTGTTCTACGGTCGTGGACCTATCGAGAACTATGCCGACCGTAAGCTTTCACAGTGCATTGGACGTTATGAGCAGACTGCCGACAAGCAGTTCTTCCCTTACATTCGTCCACAGGAAACAGGCACGAAGAGCGACATTCGCTGGTGGCAGCAGACTGACAACAGCGGTCGTGGATTCCGAGTATTGTTTGATGAGGCAGCTTTCTCTGCCAGCGCATTGCACTATAACATCTCTGACCTCGATGAGGGAAGTGAGAAGCATCAGCGTCACAGCTATCAGGTGCCATTGTCTAAGTATACTAACCTCACTTTGGATGCAGCAATGATGGGTGTAGGTGGTATTGATAGTTGGGGTTCAGAACCTCTGAAGAAGTACCAGTTACCAGCTGAAAACCGAGCTATGCACTTCTGGATTGTACCAGTGTTCTAA
- a CDS encoding phosphatidate cytidylyltransferase, translated as MSDKLKNLIVRAVTGVFFVTAMVLGILHPHALIALFALITGLSIWEYTGLVNNIKGVKVNRFISTIAGVYFFLSVAGLRLTPVEGFVIFVPYILTILYLLVSELYLKNENPINSWAYTMLGQMYIALPFSMINVLAFQQGEMGQVTFDFLLPLSIFIFLWTNDTGAYLCGSLFGKHKLFPRISPKKSWEGSIGGGILVLIVAGVIGYFANIGATPHMLSIPAWVGLGLVVVVFGTWGDLVESLLKRTLGVKDSGNILPGHGGMLDRFDSSLLAIPAAVVYLYTLTFFY; from the coding sequence ATGAGTGATAAACTAAAGAACCTGATTGTCAGAGCTGTTACAGGCGTATTCTTCGTCACCGCAATGGTGTTGGGCATCCTTCATCCTCACGCGCTGATTGCTCTTTTCGCACTCATCACGGGTCTTTCCATTTGGGAATACACTGGATTGGTGAATAATATCAAAGGAGTAAAGGTAAACCGCTTTATCTCAACCATAGCGGGAGTCTATTTCTTCCTATCGGTTGCAGGACTACGTCTGACACCAGTTGAGGGCTTCGTTATCTTTGTACCCTACATTCTGACGATTCTCTACCTGTTGGTTTCAGAACTGTATTTGAAAAATGAGAACCCTATCAACAGCTGGGCATACACGATGTTAGGACAGATGTATATCGCATTGCCTTTCTCTATGATTAATGTATTAGCTTTCCAGCAGGGTGAGATGGGACAGGTAACCTTCGATTTCCTCCTTCCATTGAGTATCTTCATCTTCCTTTGGACAAATGATACAGGTGCTTATCTCTGCGGTTCGCTCTTCGGCAAGCACAAACTCTTCCCACGTATCAGTCCAAAGAAGAGTTGGGAAGGAAGCATTGGTGGTGGTATTCTCGTTCTCATTGTAGCAGGTGTCATTGGCTACTTTGCAAACATCGGTGCTACACCTCACATGTTGAGCATTCCTGCATGGGTAGGTCTCGGACTCGTCGTAGTGGTCTTCGGAACATGGGGCGACCTTGTTGAGAGTCTTCTCAAGCGTACACTCGGTGTCAAGGATAGCGGCAATATACTGCCAGGACATGGTGGTATGCTCGACCGCTTTGACTCATCACTCTTAGCAATACCAGCTGCTGTCGTGTATCTCTATACATTGACATTCTTCTATTAA
- the ftsH gene encoding ATP-dependent zinc metalloprotease FtsH — MDNSNPKNKPNMPKFNMNWLYIFVIIALGVVFFAGGNGLFPSSAGIDKDYTTFKQYVAKGYATKVIVNRNDNTLRMYVSPNHIRDIFKKGPQEVGTAPYVTVEIGSVDKVETFLDQAVAQKKIVSYSYENKTSNTILDILGSIAPWIFFFGIWYFLMRRMGGGASGGGGVFSVGKSKAKLYEKANEMGITFKDVAGQTGAKQEVQEIVEFLKNPKKYTDLGGKIPKGALLVGPPGTGKTLLAKAVAGEAGVPFFSMSGSDFVEMFVGVGASRVRDVFHQAKEKSPCIIFIDEIDAVGRARSKNPAMGGNDERENTLNALLTEMDGFGTNSGVIVLAATNRVDMLDKALLRAGRFDRQIHVDLPDLPERKEIFLVHMRNLKLEKNLDIDLLARQTPGFSGADIANVCNEAALIAARHDSTEVTKQDFLDAVDRIIGGLEKKTKIMTADEKRTIALHEAGHATISWFCEHANPLVKVSIVPRGQALGAAWYLPEERPITTKEQMLDEMCSLLGGRAAEELFTGHISTGAMNDLERATKSAYGMIAYAGMSEKLPNICYYNNDEYNFQKPYSDTTAKTIDEEVLKMINGQYERAKQILTEHKEGHNRLAQILIEREVIMAEDVEKIFGKRPWVSRTQELLEQEEKSQPKLEDMPEEVKQAQAEHEARIAKEGNDNASDL; from the coding sequence ATGGACAATTCAAATCCTAAGAACAAGCCGAATATGCCTAAATTCAATATGAATTGGCTCTACATATTCGTTATTATTGCCCTCGGAGTAGTATTCTTTGCTGGGGGGAATGGGCTTTTTCCGTCAAGTGCAGGTATAGACAAGGACTATACCACGTTCAAACAATACGTTGCTAAAGGCTATGCCACAAAGGTGATTGTCAATCGGAATGACAATACCCTACGCATGTATGTAAGCCCAAACCATATCCGCGACATCTTCAAGAAGGGTCCACAAGAAGTGGGTACAGCCCCTTATGTTACCGTGGAGATTGGTTCGGTTGATAAGGTAGAGACCTTCCTCGACCAAGCTGTAGCCCAGAAGAAAATCGTAAGCTATAGTTATGAGAACAAAACAAGTAACACGATTCTCGATATTCTTGGCTCTATTGCACCATGGATATTCTTCTTTGGCATCTGGTACTTCCTCATGCGCCGTATGGGCGGAGGTGCCAGCGGAGGTGGTGGAGTATTCAGCGTTGGAAAATCTAAGGCAAAGCTCTATGAGAAAGCCAACGAAATGGGTATCACCTTCAAGGATGTTGCTGGTCAGACAGGTGCAAAACAGGAGGTACAAGAGATTGTTGAGTTCTTGAAGAATCCTAAGAAATATACCGATTTAGGAGGTAAAATCCCTAAGGGTGCATTGCTTGTTGGTCCTCCGGGAACTGGTAAAACCCTTTTGGCTAAGGCTGTTGCAGGTGAAGCTGGTGTACCATTCTTCTCTATGAGTGGCTCTGACTTCGTTGAAATGTTCGTCGGAGTTGGTGCGAGCCGTGTACGTGATGTATTCCATCAGGCTAAGGAGAAGTCACCTTGTATCATCTTTATTGACGAGATTGATGCCGTTGGACGTGCTCGCTCAAAGAACCCAGCTATGGGCGGAAACGACGAACGTGAGAATACGCTCAACGCCCTTCTGACCGAGATGGACGGCTTCGGAACAAACTCAGGCGTTATCGTTCTTGCAGCAACAAACCGTGTTGACATGCTCGATAAGGCACTCCTTCGTGCCGGACGATTCGACCGTCAGATACACGTTGACCTACCAGACTTGCCAGAACGTAAGGAAATCTTCCTCGTTCATATGCGCAATTTGAAGTTAGAGAAGAATCTCGATATCGATCTCCTTGCACGTCAGACCCCAGGTTTCTCAGGTGCTGATATTGCCAATGTATGTAACGAAGCTGCCCTGATTGCAGCCCGTCACGACAGCACAGAGGTAACAAAGCAAGACTTCTTAGACGCTGTAGACCGTATCATCGGTGGCTTAGAGAAGAAGACAAAGATTATGACAGCTGACGAGAAGCGCACTATTGCCCTTCACGAAGCAGGTCACGCAACCATCAGTTGGTTCTGTGAGCATGCCAACCCATTGGTAAAGGTGAGCATCGTACCACGTGGTCAGGCACTCGGTGCAGCATGGTATCTGCCCGAAGAGCGCCCTATCACAACAAAGGAACAAATGCTTGACGAGATGTGTTCATTGCTCGGTGGACGTGCAGCAGAGGAACTCTTCACTGGTCATATCTCAACAGGTGCAATGAATGACCTCGAACGTGCGACCAAGAGTGCATATGGTATGATTGCTTATGCAGGTATGAGTGAGAAGTTACCAAACATCTGTTATTATAACAATGATGAATATAACTTCCAGAAGCCATACTCTGATACGACGGCTAAGACCATCGACGAGGAGGTACTAAAGATGATTAACGGACAGTATGAGCGTGCAAAACAGATTCTGACAGAGCACAAAGAAGGTCATAACCGTTTGGCACAGATTCTCATTGAACGTGAGGTAATCATGGCAGAAGACGTTGAGAAAATCTTTGGAAAGCGTCCTTGGGTAAGTCGTACACAGGAATTGCTTGAGCAGGAAGAGAAGTCTCAGCCTAAATTAGAGGATATGCCAGAGGAGGTTAAGCAAGCACAAGCAGAGCACGAAGCAAGAATCGCAAAAGAAGGTAACGACAACGCAAGTGATTTATAA
- a CDS encoding DUF349 domain-containing protein, with the protein MMDSQENALNQGTEEVKLSEEVAANATTENSEVQNVNTDAVEENLNQPVETKSEGEKENLATKTYSSKKEIIERLKAIVDSNETPEKAEVEHLKTVFYKLHFVEREAQQKAYLENGGDPEKYQVLPDEHEEIFKAEMTIIKEKRQKAFFALEEEKQQNLKKKEAIIEQIKAMATTPEEANKNFDQFKKLQHEWKEIKMVPAEKANELWRNYQLYVEQFYDLLNLNREAREYDFKKNLEKKTKLCEAAEKLAEETDVISAFHQLQELHQEYRETGPVAKELREQIWARFKAASTVINKRHQQHFETLRTREEENLTKKTALCEKAEELAKQENKSSADWEKRTKEIIAIQQEWKTIGFAPQKMNVKIFERFRAACDDFFGRKGEFFKQLKEQFAENAEKKKALVEKAKALSESTDWKATSDKLIALQKEWKTIGMVPKKIGDQLWSDFLAACNHFFEARNAVHADSRNEEHENLNKKRDIISKLKELVEQTGENLQEKVQKLTEQYNKVGHVPYKEKDKLYKEYHEVLDKIYKDLHISAARKRVDNFRNNLKKVADRGIDALDNERGRLLRRFEQLKQEVNTYENNLGFLNISSKKGNSLIDEMNRRIQKLKDDMDEVKQKIKAIDAENK; encoded by the coding sequence ATGATGGACTCTCAAGAAAATGCCCTGAATCAGGGTACAGAAGAAGTTAAGCTGTCTGAAGAAGTTGCAGCCAACGCTACAACGGAGAATTCCGAAGTGCAGAATGTTAATACTGATGCTGTAGAAGAAAACCTCAATCAACCAGTTGAAACGAAGTCAGAGGGTGAGAAGGAAAATCTCGCTACTAAGACTTATAGTTCAAAAAAAGAGATTATTGAGCGCCTGAAAGCTATCGTTGACAGTAACGAAACACCAGAGAAAGCTGAAGTAGAGCACCTGAAAACGGTATTCTACAAGTTGCATTTTGTTGAACGTGAAGCACAGCAGAAGGCTTATCTCGAGAATGGCGGTGACCCAGAGAAATACCAGGTATTGCCCGATGAGCATGAAGAAATCTTCAAGGCAGAGATGACCATCATTAAGGAAAAACGCCAAAAGGCTTTCTTCGCACTTGAAGAGGAGAAGCAGCAGAACCTCAAGAAGAAAGAAGCTATCATCGAACAGATTAAGGCGATGGCTACTACTCCAGAAGAGGCTAACAAGAACTTTGACCAGTTCAAGAAGCTTCAGCACGAGTGGAAAGAAATCAAGATGGTTCCAGCTGAGAAGGCTAACGAACTTTGGCGCAACTATCAACTCTATGTTGAGCAGTTCTATGACTTGTTGAACCTCAACCGTGAGGCACGCGAATACGATTTTAAGAAGAATCTTGAGAAGAAGACTAAACTCTGTGAAGCAGCTGAGAAGTTGGCTGAAGAAACAGATGTTATCAGTGCATTCCACCAATTACAGGAACTTCATCAGGAATATCGTGAGACAGGTCCCGTTGCTAAGGAACTTCGCGAGCAGATTTGGGCACGCTTCAAAGCTGCCAGCACTGTTATCAACAAGCGTCACCAGCAGCACTTCGAAACACTCCGAACACGCGAAGAAGAGAATCTAACAAAGAAGACTGCACTCTGCGAAAAGGCTGAAGAACTTGCAAAACAAGAGAACAAGTCTTCTGCTGATTGGGAGAAACGCACTAAGGAAATCATTGCTATCCAGCAGGAATGGAAGACCATTGGTTTTGCTCCACAGAAGATGAACGTGAAGATTTTTGAACGTTTCCGTGCAGCATGTGACGACTTCTTCGGTCGTAAGGGCGAGTTCTTCAAGCAGCTTAAGGAACAATTTGCAGAGAATGCAGAAAAGAAGAAGGCTCTTGTTGAAAAGGCTAAGGCTTTGAGCGAGTCTACTGACTGGAAAGCAACATCTGATAAACTCATTGCATTACAGAAAGAGTGGAAGACCATTGGTATGGTTCCTAAGAAGATTGGCGACCAGCTTTGGAGTGATTTCCTCGCAGCTTGTAACCACTTCTTTGAGGCTCGTAACGCTGTTCATGCAGACTCTCGCAATGAGGAACACGAGAACTTGAACAAGAAACGTGACATCATCAGCAAACTGAAAGAACTTGTTGAACAAACAGGTGAGAACTTACAAGAGAAGGTACAGAAGCTGACTGAGCAATATAATAAGGTGGGGCACGTTCCTTATAAAGAGAAAGATAAACTCTACAAGGAATACCACGAGGTATTGGATAAGATTTATAAAGACCTCCATATCTCTGCAGCACGTAAACGAGTTGACAACTTCCGCAACAACCTTAAGAAGGTTGCTGACCGTGGTATTGATGCACTTGACAACGAGCGTGGTCGCTTGCTCCGTCGCTTTGAGCAGTTAAAGCAGGAGGTAAACACTTACGAGAACAATCTCGGTTTCCTCAACATCAGTTCAAAGAAGGGCAACAGCCTTATTGACGAAATGAATCGTCGCATCCAGAAACTCAAAGATGATATGGATGAAGTGAAGCAGAAGATTAAGGCTATCGATGCTGAAAACAAATAA
- a CDS encoding SprT-like domain-containing protein codes for MNAELTVDYLRQAFEHYNNLIFDGKLPVPKLKWSRAKTRLGQMACKRKMSWGRTKFYDFSISVSNYYKLTTEQIDDVLIHEMIHYSIAYTGLKDTSSHGIVFRGMMDKINRTFGRHITISVRTRNLQPRTTQQPKDYLILALEMKDGKYFLSSVNPSAAGKLAVSLARTREIAHYAWYQSQDEYFHSMPRVRSLRGRQVSKEVYTTMIERMKLLR; via the coding sequence ATGAACGCAGAACTCACTGTAGATTATCTTCGACAAGCTTTTGAACATTACAACAACCTCATCTTTGACGGCAAACTACCCGTACCAAAGCTGAAGTGGTCGCGTGCTAAGACTCGTTTAGGACAGATGGCATGTAAAAGAAAGATGAGTTGGGGACGCACAAAGTTTTATGACTTTAGTATTTCTGTTTCTAACTATTATAAACTGACAACAGAACAGATAGACGATGTGCTCATTCATGAGATGATACACTACTCTATTGCCTATACAGGACTAAAAGATACATCATCACACGGCATTGTTTTTCGTGGTATGATGGACAAGATTAACCGTACCTTTGGTAGACACATCACAATCTCCGTACGCACACGTAATCTCCAACCTCGTACGACACAACAGCCTAAAGACTATCTCATATTAGCTTTAGAGATGAAAGATGGCAAGTATTTCCTTTCTTCTGTCAACCCCTCTGCCGCTGGGAAATTGGCGGTCTCCCTTGCTCGCACCCGAGAGATTGCTCATTACGCATGGTATCAATCACAAGATGAATACTTCCACAGCATGCCACGCGTTCGCTCTTTGCGTGGCAGACAAGTTTCTAAGGAGGTCTACACAACGATGATTGAGAGAATGAAACTTCTAAGATAA
- the rsfS gene encoding ribosome silencing factor: MDKTKNLVELITKGIQDKKGHGIVIADLSEIDGTICRYFVICQGNSTQQVEAIAGSVSDYVRETIGEKPINCVGLGNAQWVAIDYADVIVHIFTPETREFYDIEHLWEDAKLTTLPDLD, from the coding sequence ATGGATAAGACAAAGAATTTAGTAGAATTAATTACAAAGGGAATTCAAGATAAAAAGGGACATGGCATAGTTATTGCAGACCTATCAGAGATCGATGGTACTATCTGCCGCTATTTCGTTATATGCCAGGGTAACTCCACACAACAGGTAGAAGCTATTGCTGGATCAGTGAGCGATTATGTTCGCGAAACGATTGGTGAGAAGCCTATCAACTGCGTAGGACTTGGTAATGCACAGTGGGTGGCGATTGATTATGCGGACGTTATCGTCCACATCTTCACCCCAGAGACACGTGAATTCTATGACATAGAACACCTTTGGGAGGACGCCAAGTTGACCACTCTGCCAGATTTAGACTGA
- a CDS encoding magnesium transporter CorA family protein, with protein sequence MKTYWNINGTLNTIKEWQPNCWIQVTCPTEQDQQELEDTFHIPDYFLSDISDTDERARYEYDDGWMLIILRIPYVKEIRSRTPYTTVPLGIIHKKDVTITVCNFETNMMLDFVSYQQKRNEGFTDYVDLIFRLFLSSAVWYLKRLKQINTLIEKAKRNLDKGVDNESLIGLSRLQDSLTYFITSIRGNENLLAKLKFKLQIDELDADLIEDVNIEMSQARETTSIYSDILESTMDTYSSIINNNMNTVMRTLTSVSIVMMLPTLISSLFGMNLVNGMETNPWGFPVAMFLSVIVSAASWWLLRRKRLL encoded by the coding sequence ATGAAGACATATTGGAACATTAACGGAACCCTGAATACCATTAAAGAATGGCAGCCTAACTGCTGGATTCAGGTTACTTGCCCAACAGAGCAAGATCAGCAAGAACTCGAAGACACTTTTCATATTCCAGACTACTTCTTATCGGATATCAGCGATACCGATGAGCGAGCACGCTATGAATATGATGATGGTTGGATGCTGATAATCCTCCGTATCCCCTACGTGAAGGAAATTCGCTCACGAACCCCATACACAACAGTACCATTAGGTATCATTCACAAGAAAGATGTAACCATCACGGTTTGCAATTTCGAGACAAATATGATGCTCGACTTCGTCAGCTATCAGCAAAAGAGAAATGAGGGATTTACTGACTATGTAGACCTTATCTTCCGTCTCTTCCTTTCTTCTGCTGTGTGGTATCTAAAACGACTGAAGCAAATCAATACTTTGATTGAAAAGGCTAAGCGTAACTTGGACAAAGGTGTAGACAACGAAAGTTTAATAGGACTGAGTCGTCTGCAGGATTCGCTTACCTACTTCATCACCTCCATTCGTGGTAACGAGAACCTTTTGGCTAAGTTGAAGTTTAAGTTGCAAATTGACGAGTTGGATGCCGACCTGATTGAAGACGTAAATATTGAGATGTCACAGGCACGAGAAACAACGAGTATCTACTCTGACATTCTTGAATCCACCATGGACACCTACTCAAGCATTATCAACAACAACATGAACACCGTGATGCGTACGCTCACCTCGGTGTCAATTGTTATGATGTTGCCAACGCTTATATCCTCCCTCTTCGGTATGAACCTTGTCAATGGAATGGAAACGAATCCATGGGGATTCCCTGTTGCAATGTTCTTATCAGTCATCGTTTCTGCTGCATCATGGTGGTTGCTACGCCGTAAACGTCTGCTTTAG
- a CDS encoding rhodanese-like domain-containing protein translates to MKKLFTAILAALGIGMGACAQNPYTDVDVNRFEQIIKSDSVQLVDVRKLDEFTEGHIPGAIHIDVLTPSFLSNALAKLDKKRPCAVYCRSGKRSAMAATLLAKEGYTVTNLLGGIIAWTEAKKKTVKE, encoded by the coding sequence ATGAAGAAGTTATTTACAGCCATTTTGGCAGCATTGGGAATAGGTATGGGTGCATGTGCGCAGAATCCTTATACGGATGTAGATGTTAATCGTTTTGAGCAGATTATAAAGTCTGACTCTGTTCAGTTGGTGGATGTTCGTAAACTTGATGAGTTTACAGAAGGGCATATTCCAGGTGCAATACATATTGATGTGTTGACGCCTTCTTTCCTTTCTAATGCTCTTGCCAAGCTTGATAAGAAACGTCCTTGTGCCGTTTATTGTCGTTCTGGTAAGCGTTCTGCTATGGCAGCGACTCTTCTTGCCAAAGAAGGATACACCGTTACCAACCTTTTAGGTGGTATCATTGCATGGACTGAGGCAAAGAAGAAGACAGTAAAGGAATAA